Genomic DNA from uncultured Desulfuromusa sp.:
CGACCCGCGCTTCACCGAGAGTGCTTCGAAAGCCGATCTCTGGCTGCCACTGCGCCCAGGTTCCGACCTGGCCCTGGCGCTGGCCTGGATTCATGTCATCATTTATGAAGGCCTGATGGATCAGGACTTTGTAATGGAATACACCGAAGGGTTCGAAGAACTGGCGGCACATGTCGTTGATTTTTCACCGGAATGGGCTGCCGAACGGACCTGGCTGACTCCTGAGCAGATTCGCGAAGGCGCTTACATGTATGCCATGAACAAACCGGGCAACATCCAGTGGGGGACTTCGGTCGACCAGATCGGCAAACCGGCCGGTGCCACCATGCATGCCCGCGCCCTGCTGCGTGCGCTGACCGGCAACCTCGACTGCCCGGGTGCCGACCTGCTGACCGGACCCTCCCAGGACTATCTGACCGACGAAGAGCTGGAAGGAAACCACTTTCTGCCTGAAGAGCAGAAAGCAAAGCAGATCGGATCTGACAAGTTCCCGATGGTCACCTGGCCTGGCTACAGCAAGATTTGTGAACTGACCCAGAAAACCTGGGGTAAAGTACCGACCGCGGAATGGATGTGCGAAGCGCACCCCCCATCCGTATTCCGTGCCATCGCAAACAGCGATCCCTACCCAGTCAAAGCGCTATTGATTTCAGCAACCAACCCGCTGGCTTCCTACGGTGAAACCGATGTCGTGCTGGAAGCGTTGCGCAAGGTTGACTTCATGGTCGCCTGCGATTACTGGATCACTCCATCTGCAATGTTCGCTGATTACATCATGCCGATTGCCGGTGCACTCGAACGACCGATCATCACTAACAGCTACGGCTGCGCAGACTTTATGCTGTCATCGCAACGGGCGATTAAGCCAATGTACGAGCGCCGCAACGATTTCAACTTCTGGCGCGACCTCGGCGTTGCTCTTGGTCAGGAAGAAAACTGGCCATGGAAGACGGTGGAAGAGGCATACTTCAGTGCCATTGAGCCAATCGGGCATGCCGTCAGCAGCTTTGACGAATTTGTCGAGAACGTTCGTTTCCACTTTCCGGAGCGGGAATACTTCAAATACAAGCGGCAAGGTTTTGCCACTCCATCTGGCAAGGTCGAGCTCTATTCCAACACTCTCAAAGATCTCGGGTTGCCTCCACTACCGGAATATGTCGGTCCCTCAGAGAACGAAATCGACAACCCGGAACTGGCAGAAAAGTTCCCGCTGGTGCTGACAACTGGTGGCGGATTCATGCCGTTCCACCACTCGGAACACTTCCAGATCAAAGATATGCGCTTTCTGCGTCATGCTCCCTACATGGATATTAACCCGGCAACCGCCAAGGAAATGTCGATCGAAGATGGCGACTGGGTCTGGATTGAAACCGCGCGGGGTCGGATGAAGCAGCGGGCCAACCTGAGCAACGCCATCCATCAGAAAGTCGTCTTTACCCAACGCTGCTGGTGGTACCCGGAGAAGGATATGCGTGACTTTGAATTTGGTGGTCAACTCGGAGGGGCACTGGAGTCGAACGGCAACATTTTGACCAGTACCGCTGATGATTATTGTGATCCTTACAGCGGATCTTGGGCTAATCGCGGTTTACTCTGCCGAGTATACAAAGTAGAGGAAGCAGAATTGAAGGAGGTGATTTGATATGGCTCGTTATGCAATGGTGATGGATACCAGGCGTTGTATCGCCTGTCATTCCTGTACGGTCGCTTGTAAGGTTCGTAATGAACTGCCGGTCGATATGATTTACAACCCGGTGACCACTGATGGCCCGCATGGGACTTTTCCTAATCTTAGTATGCGCTTTCTACCTTTGATTTGCATGCATTGCGACAATTCACCCTGCGTCGATGCCTGTCCAACGGGCGCTTCGATTCAGGCCGAGAACGGCATTGTTCATGTTGACGACAAAAAGTGCGTCGGTTGTCTGTCCTGTATTATGGCTTGTCCATACGGTGCGCGCTACCACAACCATGAAACCGGTGCTGTGAACAAATGTGATTTCTGTTTAGATCGAGTGGAGGAAGGGCTGCTGCCGCACTGCGTCGAAACATGTCATCAGAAAGCCCGTATTTTTGGTGATCTGGACGATGAAAACAGCGAAGTGTCCAAGCTGATAAATGAGAATCAGGCTGTCCAGTTATTACCTGAACTGAACACCGATCCTTGCGTCTTTTACATCTACTGATGGAGGAGCTGAAAAAATGAGCACAAAACATCAAACCTGGGGCTGGATGCTGGCAGTCGATTTCTTTTTTGCCGGAATGGGAGGGGCCATGCTGGTCATCGCCTCTGTCATCGACCTCTTTATCGCACCCAACCAGTTATCTTTACTGGGAAACATTGTCGGTCCACTGTGTATGTGTGTCGGTTGCGGTTTCCTGATTCTTGAACTGGGTCGTCCCTTTCAGGCTTGGCGGGTTTTTATGAACCCTAAAGCAATCCTGACTTTCGGCGCATGGATGATGACGATTGCCATTATTTCCGGCTTTGTCTATGCGTCCTTCGCCATCAACCATAGTCTGATCTTCTGGCGCGAATGGGACTTTCTGCGCCAATTGCTGGCGGTAGTCAACATCATAACCGGTTTAGTCGTCGCCACTTACCCAGGCGTACTGCTAGGACGACATAAAGGCCGTCCATTCTGGGTCGGTCCCGGGATCATGGGGCTGTTTCTACTCTCATCAGTGGTCACCGGCTTAGCACTGCATTTCCTCTGCGCAATGATTTTACCGATTGAAAATTCTGTCCTGAGCAGCCTGCCGAAACTCATTGCAGCCTTACTGCTACTTCAGGGACTGCTGTGGGCGGGATACCTGTGGATTAAAGCAACCGGAACCACAGCAGCGGAGACGACAAGTGCTCAGCGCTGGATTAACGGTGATCTCGCAAAAGGATTCAAGATATCATTCATCCTGATCGGAACTCTCGTACCGATGATCATAGTCCTGATTCCTGTGTCAATATTTCAAGGGATTGCAGCATTGCTGGTTTTGTTTGGCGGCGTAATGATGCGTATGCAGACCGTCACCAGCGGCAAAGACCGGACATTTCTGCCTGGTGAGTTGCAGTATCGATCGCGCTTGCCACAAGGGAACGAAAAGTTCCTCAAGAAAGCGTGGATGTAGCACCGTATAAAATTGGGTACTGTCAGAATCAGCACTTTTTTATCTTGAAAGTCACCGCAGCCGGTTTCGACAGCGCCCAGCTTAAACACAATACCTTCAAGCACTTAGGATAGGGATTTAAAATGACGCAGGCAGTCGTGGCAAACAAAACTGAGACAAAAACAGATATGAAACTTTTAGAACTCACACAAAGCGTTTGCCCGGTCTGCCTGGATGTCATTGATGCCCGTATTGTCGTTAATAACAATGCCGTGTTTATGGAAAAGGCCTGTCCTCAGCACGGGGCCTACTCGACTTACCTCTGGCCGGATGAAGAACATTATCGTTGGTTGAAGAACTTTAAATTCCCCTATATCCGCCCGAATGCTTTAAAACCCGTCCGCAATGGCTGCCCAGAGGATTGTGGCCCTTGTCAATCACATCTGAATCGTCCACGTCTTGTCGAACTGGAACTGACTCAGCGGTGTAATTTACGATGCCCTATCTGCTTCATGGCAGCAGATGACAATCAGGCCAACCTGACGACTGACCTCAAGCTCTCAGTCATTGAGCGACAACTTATCAACATCATGAACCAGTGCGGTCCTCAAACCAGCATCCAGTTGACCGGGGGAGAACCGACCATCCGCGAAGACCTGCCTGACATCATCTCACTTTGTCGCGAAATTGGCTTCAGTGCGATCGAAGTGAATACGAATGGTGTCGTCATCAGTCGTGACATTAACTACCTTGAGCGTCTTGCTGCATCAGGTGCAACAGGTATTTATATGCAGTTTGACGGTCTGGACAACGAAGTTTTCAAAACAATCCGCGGCGCCAACCTCTTGGGAACCAAATTGCGGGCAATTGACAACTGTCGTTCCATGGGCATGCCGGTCGTCTTGGCGATGGCGATCATCAGAGGAGTCAATGACCGACAGATGGGTAAAGTCCTTCAATTCGGTCTGGAAAATCGGGATGTCATCGCTGGTGTCGCCTATCAGCCAGCGTTCGGTTCTGGACGATTTGAAATTACTGACAAGAAACCTTTGACCATGGGAGATGCCATTTATGAACTTTCGGAGCAAAGCAATGGCCTGCTTACTCCCTACGATTTCTGGCCGACAGGCTGTTCTCATCCGCTGTGTGACGCAACAACTTATGTTCTGCCACAGCCGCAAGGCTTAGTTCCTATGAGCAAAATTATCAGTGTTCAAGATTACCTGCATCATTTCAATCCAGCTAGTCCACAGGGCTCTGTTTTACCTGACATTGCCGACAAAATGTATCCAGGCCATGAGCCAGGTCTGTCAATACTGATCATGAATTATATGGATGCGATGAGTATGGACTTAAAACGTCTGCGTCAGTGTAGTATGACCGTTGCTGGTGAAGAAGGCACCCAGATCCCATTCTGTTCATATCAATTGACAAACATCGACGGACTTAAACGTTCAGAGCTGGCAGGAAAAAGCATTCCTGGCTCCAGATAGGCACTCTGCAATCCGTAGTAAATCCCTTCTATCACCTCCCAACAATCAAATAAAAACTCTGCATAATCTATACATTTAAATAGATCAACATACTGTTTATATAGAAGTTTTGCCTTAACCTCCTGCCTCTTTCAATCCAAAATTTTTCGTTCCTATTTTGATACCGCGCTGGACAAACAATTTCTCCATTATTTTCAGGTACTTACCAAGAAAAAGACGTCCATCAAAACCTAAATTTATCTCAAAAAAAGAATTTCAGAAAATCTCACAGCTTATTTTTTTCTTTTTATTTCAAATACTTAGAAACAAAAAACTTTCTTTCAAAATTGGCACACTCGTAGCAATACCCTTCACAACAACAAAACTCAATTTTGCAGTCTGCATGCAGTGCTGATGCTTCATGCAAGTCATCGAAAAGGAGGTGCAGTAAAAAAATTTTCGCGGACCGTTTGTTTGAATTAACGATTAGAGAATGAAAGGATGGAACAAGACAATGGCAATGAGTAAAGAATGGAAAACAGAAAATGAGGATGGCTCCGTAACAGTCAGGACCTGTGCCTGGTCACCTCCAGGAGATCATCCGGTCGGCTACGGTATGAAGCTGACTGTTAAAAACAATCAACTGATTAAAGTAGAAGGTGATGAAGAGCACCCTATCAGCCAAGGTCGTCTCTGTGTTCGTAACCTGACTCTGGCTGACTACGTCCACCACCCCTCCCGGATTTTAACGCCAATGAAGCGTAAGCCGGAAGATCGTGGCAAGGACAAGTGGACCAAGATCTCCTGGGACGAAGCTTGGGATATCATTGTTCCGAAGATCAAAGAATTTAAAGAAAAGCACGGAGCTGAGTCGATCGTCGTTTTCGGTGGTACTGGTCGCCAAGCTTGTCTCTACTACTACCCTCTCGGTTTTGCTTCTATCGGCACTCCGAACGTTTGCTATCCATTAAGCGGTTGGTCCTGCTACGGCCCACGCTGCTCAATTACCGACTACGTCCTTGGTGCCGGATATCCGGAAATCGACTATGCCGGTTTCTACGAAGATCGTTACGATGACCCAAGATTCACACTGCCGGAACTGATCGTCGAATGGGGTAAAAACGCCCTCTACTCCAACCCGGACGGTTTCTTCGGACATGCTTTGATCGACATGATGAAGCGTGGCACCAAGATGATTCACATCGATCCTCGGATGACCTGGCTTGGCACTCGCTGCGAGCATGTCTGTCAGCTGCGTCCTGGTACCGACAGCGCTTTGGGTCTCGGTTTCCTTAACGTTATCATCAACGAGGAACTGTATGACAAGGACTTCGTTGAAAACTGGACTTACGGTTTCGACGAGCTCAAAGAGCGCGTTCAAGAATACCCACCAAGCAAAGTTGCTGATATTACCTGGGTTCCAGAGAGCACCATTATCGAGTGTGCACGTATGATGGCTACCGCCAAACCATGCGCGATCCAATGGGGTCTGGCAACTGACGAGAACCCGAACGGTGTGCAGATGGGTCACGCTATTCTGTCACTTATGGCAATCACCGGTAACTTGGATGTTCCTGGCGGTGTTACCATTGGTCCCCCAGCAGCACTTCTCGGTAAGTGGCGTGTTGAAACCCGGAGCAACCTGTCGGACGAATTGTGGGACAAACGGATTGGCGCTAAAGAATGGCCAGCCCTCAGTACTGCAATGGCAACCACCCATCCGGACGAAACGTTGGATACTCTGGAAAGCGGCAAGCCGTATCGCCTGCGCATGGGCTGGTTTAACAGTAGTAACTTTATTACACCAACCTGTACGGCACAGCCTGACCGTTGGTACCATGCTTGTAAGTCATTGGAGTTCAACGTTGTTCAAGACCTCTTCATGACACCTACAGCCATGGCATTTGGTGACGTGTTCCTACCGGTTTCAACTTTCGCTGAGCAAGATGGCGTCGTCGTTACTCACTTTGGTCGTAACGCTGTTACCCTCGGTCCCATCAACGAAGCACTTAGAGTTGGTGATACCAAGTCCGATATTGAAGTGTGTATTGAACTTGGTAAAAAACTGCATCCAAACATGTGGGACTACAAAGATGTCCCAGATTTCTTCTCAAAACAGCTTGAGCCGGAACTCGGTATCGACTTTGACGGCTTGAGAGAAAAGGGTGCATTCCAACCTGAATATACCTACAAGAAGTACGAAAAAGGCTTGTTGCGTGGTGATGGAGAGCCTGGTTTCAACACCGTTACCGGTATGGTTGAGCTCTCATCAACTCTATTTGAAGCTTGGGGCGATGATGCTCTCCCCTACTTCAAAGAACCACCATACAGTCCAGTCAGTACTCCTGAGCTGTTCAGTGAGTATCCACTGATTCTCACTACTGGTGCACGTAAAGTTACCTCGTTCCACTCCGAGCACCGTCAAATTGCTGTTCTGCGTGAAATCGATCCAGATCCAGAAGTCGAATTGAATCCCGCGACAGCGAAAGATCTCGGCATCAACAATGGCGACTGGGTTCTATTGGAGAACATGTTCGGTAAAGCAAAGCTCAGAGCTAAGGTGACGCCGACAATCCATCCAAAAGTTGTTCATGCAACTCACGGCTGGTGGTTCCCAGAAAAAGAAGCTGAAGAGCCTAGCCTCTATGGTGTCTGGCAGTCGAACATTAACACCTTGGTACCGCATAAGCATATCGGAAAGCTTGGTTTCGGTTGCCCAATGAAGCAAATGATCTGCCGGGCTTCACGCCTGGATAGCTTCGATAGTTACAACATCACAGTTTAAAAACCGAGCGTTAAAATATGGCCGGTGACGACATGTAACTGATTACAGGTTGCCGGCCGGACGTAAACCCACGGAAATAAACGTGGCTGAAACCGAATAGAACTGGAGGAAAAAATGTCCGAAAAAGAAACCCAAAACGGACTGTTGATTAACTATCAATGGTGTACCGGCTGCCACGCTTGCGAGGTAGCAATCAAAAAAATCCTGAACTTACCGGTTGGTAAGCACGGCATCAAATTACTTGAGAACGGTCCTTGGGAAGTTACACCTGGTAAATTCGAGTGGGACTATATCCCTGTACCAACTCAACTTGTCGGTTCCAACCCTGATCTGGAACCAGGTGAAGATATTAAATTCGCAGTTAAGCATTGTAATGCACTGTGTATGGAATACGGTCCAATGGAAGAATTAGCTAAAAAAGCGGCTACCATGGGTCCAAAAGTAGTAGTTTTTGCCGTTTAAGTAGAAAAATCCTGGGTCCCCAACGACAGATGGGGTCCCAGGATAAAGAAGGTGAAACAGTCGTGTTAGATGAATTTGCGTAGTTTTTTGGGGTCTGATGACCCGCAAATTAAACGTCAGCCGATAGCATCAACAATAGGCGTATGGAATTAACAAGAGCTATAAGCCAGATTATCGGGTTCTTTTTTATGTCGCTGACAAGGGTTTGCGCACATTTCTTCGATATACCGGCAGTAGACAGGTTCAGGTTTCGGTCTTTCAGGCAAAACTTGTTTACATTTTATAAAAATAGTCAAATCGTGAAAATTATAAGTCAAACAGTTTTCACATTTGATTGGTTTTGGAGGTTTTCAACCTTCACAATAAGGATTGCATAGCCAACACATATTGTTTCTCCGAATTGATTGTTTTTGTTAATTATTTATAAAAATAAAGTTACTGAATAAAACTGTAACGCACAGCAATCATTTTTTAAAAAAGCATAATTATAAGAAAGGGAATTATCATGGCAGATGAAAAAACAAAAAAGAAAGTTACTAAACCTCTAAATCCACTTGCAGCAAAACCTGGTCAAAACTATGGAAGTACTAAGTTCAAACCTTCTAAAGAATATAATAGTGGAAAAATTACTTTTGAAGAAGAAAAAGAAGATAAAAAATAATCTTTAATAGTTATGTATAAATCTGTCGAATAAAATGAAAAAAGTTTAAAAAAATATTTATATAGCTGAGCCTGTCGATTAATAAAGAAGAATCTCACGAGCATAATAAAGGAGATAATTATGTGTTTTAGACCTGGTGGTGTTGAAAAAGCGCAAGAGTGCCCAAAATGCGGGAAAAAGTTGGTTGCCCTTGGCGGCGTAAAGCAAAAAAAATGTCCATTCTGTAAAACGTCTCTTGAAGAAGAACAAGACAAAAAAGATTAAATAGTAAATCACCGGGAAGTTAAGTACCCGTGATCTTTTCTGTATTGAACTGCCTGCCGGGGAGATCCAAGTCTTTATCCCGGCAGGCACATTATAACCCTCACACGCGAAAGATGAGAAAAGATGACAGATCAGAATTACAACCGATGGTTGATCCTGGCTGCCGCCGTTATCATTAACCTCTGTATCGGAACTTTGTATGCCTGGAGTGTTTTTGCTAAGCCTTTGGGTGCTCTGTTCACTTGGGCTCCGCCAGCACTCGCCTTAGCCTTTACCATCAACCATGGTCTTAGTCCTGTTGCCATGATTGGTGGCGGTTTCATCCAAGATAAACTTGGCTCAAAAACGACCATTATTATTGGTGGCCTAATGTTTACTGCCGGTCTGATTCTCACCGGTTTTATTTCTGAAGGTTCATCGATAGGCAAGCTCTATCTGACCTACAGTACCCTCGCTGGTATTGGTGGAGGCGTTGTCTATATGGGGACGTTGGCCAACACAGTTAAATTTTTCCCGGACAAACGTGGCCTTGCTGCAGGGATCTGTGCAGCTGGTTACG
This window encodes:
- a CDS encoding 4Fe-4S dicluster domain-containing protein, which gives rise to MARYAMVMDTRRCIACHSCTVACKVRNELPVDMIYNPVTTDGPHGTFPNLSMRFLPLICMHCDNSPCVDACPTGASIQAENGIVHVDDKKCVGCLSCIMACPYGARYHNHETGAVNKCDFCLDRVEEGLLPHCVETCHQKARIFGDLDDENSEVSKLINENQAVQLLPELNTDPCVFYIY
- a CDS encoding molybdopterin-dependent oxidoreductase; translated protein: MIGKVDLTQEGVEVKKSACYFCHQNCGVLAYVKDDKVLAIEGDPEFPTNQGGLCCRGNIALKHLDHPDRVNYPLKRVGKRGEGKWEQIPWDQAISEISAKLSRIREQHGAEAVATAGGTQRTDDWARRRFMNLFGSPNGFHNAHLCWIPTFMVETAIYGWCPFDLDIAGSKCIVLWGQNPGASGMPEAHHIADLQEKGLKVIVIDPRFTESASKADLWLPLRPGSDLALALAWIHVIIYEGLMDQDFVMEYTEGFEELAAHVVDFSPEWAAERTWLTPEQIREGAYMYAMNKPGNIQWGTSVDQIGKPAGATMHARALLRALTGNLDCPGADLLTGPSQDYLTDEELEGNHFLPEEQKAKQIGSDKFPMVTWPGYSKICELTQKTWGKVPTAEWMCEAHPPSVFRAIANSDPYPVKALLISATNPLASYGETDVVLEALRKVDFMVACDYWITPSAMFADYIMPIAGALERPIITNSYGCADFMLSSQRAIKPMYERRNDFNFWRDLGVALGQEENWPWKTVEEAYFSAIEPIGHAVSSFDEFVENVRFHFPEREYFKYKRQGFATPSGKVELYSNTLKDLGLPPLPEYVGPSENEIDNPELAEKFPLVLTTGGGFMPFHHSEHFQIKDMRFLRHAPYMDINPATAKEMSIEDGDWVWIETARGRMKQRANLSNAIHQKVVFTQRCWWYPEKDMRDFEFGGQLGGALESNGNILTSTADDYCDPYSGSWANRGLLCRVYKVEEAELKEVI
- the nrfD gene encoding NrfD/PsrC family molybdoenzyme membrane anchor subunit, with translation MSTKHQTWGWMLAVDFFFAGMGGAMLVIASVIDLFIAPNQLSLLGNIVGPLCMCVGCGFLILELGRPFQAWRVFMNPKAILTFGAWMMTIAIISGFVYASFAINHSLIFWREWDFLRQLLAVVNIITGLVVATYPGVLLGRHKGRPFWVGPGIMGLFLLSSVVTGLALHFLCAMILPIENSVLSSLPKLIAALLLLQGLLWAGYLWIKATGTTAAETTSAQRWINGDLAKGFKISFILIGTLVPMIIVLIPVSIFQGIAALLVLFGGVMMRMQTVTSGKDRTFLPGELQYRSRLPQGNEKFLKKAWM
- a CDS encoding oxidoreductase, which produces MSEKETQNGLLINYQWCTGCHACEVAIKKILNLPVGKHGIKLLENGPWEVTPGKFEWDYIPVPTQLVGSNPDLEPGEDIKFAVKHCNALCMEYGPMEELAKKAATMGPKVVVFAV
- a CDS encoding radical SAM protein, translated to MTQAVVANKTETKTDMKLLELTQSVCPVCLDVIDARIVVNNNAVFMEKACPQHGAYSTYLWPDEEHYRWLKNFKFPYIRPNALKPVRNGCPEDCGPCQSHLNRPRLVELELTQRCNLRCPICFMAADDNQANLTTDLKLSVIERQLINIMNQCGPQTSIQLTGGEPTIREDLPDIISLCREIGFSAIEVNTNGVVISRDINYLERLAASGATGIYMQFDGLDNEVFKTIRGANLLGTKLRAIDNCRSMGMPVVLAMAIIRGVNDRQMGKVLQFGLENRDVIAGVAYQPAFGSGRFEITDKKPLTMGDAIYELSEQSNGLLTPYDFWPTGCSHPLCDATTYVLPQPQGLVPMSKIISVQDYLHHFNPASPQGSVLPDIADKMYPGHEPGLSILIMNYMDAMSMDLKRLRQCSMTVAGEEGTQIPFCSYQLTNIDGLKRSELAGKSIPGSR
- a CDS encoding molybdopterin-dependent oxidoreductase produces the protein MAMSKEWKTENEDGSVTVRTCAWSPPGDHPVGYGMKLTVKNNQLIKVEGDEEHPISQGRLCVRNLTLADYVHHPSRILTPMKRKPEDRGKDKWTKISWDEAWDIIVPKIKEFKEKHGAESIVVFGGTGRQACLYYYPLGFASIGTPNVCYPLSGWSCYGPRCSITDYVLGAGYPEIDYAGFYEDRYDDPRFTLPELIVEWGKNALYSNPDGFFGHALIDMMKRGTKMIHIDPRMTWLGTRCEHVCQLRPGTDSALGLGFLNVIINEELYDKDFVENWTYGFDELKERVQEYPPSKVADITWVPESTIIECARMMATAKPCAIQWGLATDENPNGVQMGHAILSLMAITGNLDVPGGVTIGPPAALLGKWRVETRSNLSDELWDKRIGAKEWPALSTAMATTHPDETLDTLESGKPYRLRMGWFNSSNFITPTCTAQPDRWYHACKSLEFNVVQDLFMTPTAMAFGDVFLPVSTFAEQDGVVVTHFGRNAVTLGPINEALRVGDTKSDIEVCIELGKKLHPNMWDYKDVPDFFSKQLEPELGIDFDGLREKGAFQPEYTYKKYEKGLLRGDGEPGFNTVTGMVELSSTLFEAWGDDALPYFKEPPYSPVSTPELFSEYPLILTTGARKVTSFHSEHRQIAVLREIDPDPEVELNPATAKDLGINNGDWVLLENMFGKAKLRAKVTPTIHPKVVHATHGWWFPEKEAEEPSLYGVWQSNINTLVPHKHIGKLGFGCPMKQMICRASRLDSFDSYNITV